Within the Dechloromonas denitrificans genome, the region GCCACGACGGCCAGCCGCCGCTGAAAATCGCCCTGCTGCGGGTTTAAGGAACGGCCGGCCGAGGCCGGCCAAGGCCTTACTCGGCGAGCTGGCCCATATCCTTGAGCACTTCATGCGCCGAACGGAAGGCGTCGATAGCCAAGGGCATGCCGCAGTAAATGGCGGCATGCAGCAGCACTTCCTGGATTTCCTGCGGCGTCGCCCCGTTGTTGATCGCGCCGCGCACGTGGCCCTTGATCTCGTGCGCCCGGCCGAGTGCCGTCAGCATCGACAGCGTCAGCAGGCTGCGCGTCTTCAGATCAAGGCCTTCACGGCACCAGGTGGTGCCCCAGGCATTGCGGGTGACGAACTCCTGCAAGGGCGCGGTGAAGGCATCGACATTGGCGAAAGCCTGGTCGACAAAAGCCTCGCCCATCACCTGCTTGCGCATCCGCAAGCCCTGCTCGAATTGCTCGTCCCTGGCCACTTTCAGTCTTCCGGGGTATCGACGACCACTGCCGCCTTGGCCAGTTGCTCGGCGCGGGCTTCGCGCAGTGCCGGCGTTTCCAGGCTGATCCGGCCGATGGCGCCGGTCCGGTAGTCGGTGAGCAGAATGCCGGCCGCTTTTTCCAGATCCAGTTCGCCGCCCCGCCCTTTCATCAGGCAGCCGCGCTTCTTGGCGACGGCTGCGATAACCGCGACGCCATCCAGCCCGTCGGTGGCAAAGCCATAGCGGGCGCTGAGCATGGCCGGGTAGTGCTCGACCAGGAAGTCGGCGAGAAAAGTCGCGACTTCTTCATCGATGTAGGCATTGACGCCGACCGCGTGGCTGGCCGCCAGCATCAGACCGTCGATCGGATGGGCAATGCGTGGCCAGAGCATGCCCGGCGTGTCGTAGATCGTCAGCCGCGAGCTGATGTCGATGCGCTGCTGGCTCTTGGTCACCGCCGGCTGGTCGCCGACCGCCGCTACCCGCTTCTTGACCAGCGCGTTCATCAGCGTCGATTTGCCGACGTTGGGAATGCCCATGATCATCAGGCGCAGCGGCTTGATCGCATCGCAGCGATGCGGCGCCAGCTTCTGCGCCAGCCCCGGAATGCGCGCCACGTCGCTGGCCTTCTTGCAGGAAATGGCCACCGCCATCACCCCCGGCTGCTTGGCGAAATAGTCGAGCCAGGCCTTGGTCGCCACCGGATCGGCCATGTCGGCCTTGTTCAGCAGCTTCAGGCAGGGGCGCTGGCGGAAGGCGCGCAGCTCGTGAATCATCGGATTACTGCTCGCCTGCGGCAGGCGGGCATCGAGCACCTCGACCACGACGTCGGCCATGGCCAGCGTCTCGCCGGCCTTCTTGCGGGCCTGGGTCATATGCCCGGGGAACCATTGAATAGACATTGTATTTCCTAATTAACCGCCGGTAACCGGCGGAAAGAAGGCGATCTCGTCGCCCTCCCTGACCGGTGCATCGAGCCCGGCCATATCCTGATTGACAGCGCAGCGCAGATTTTTGGCGCTCGCCAGTTTTTCCCGACCGCGGCCGACCAGCCAATCGCGCAAGGCGCCGACGGTAGCCACGCCGGCCGGCAGCTCGACGGATTCGCCGGCCATGCCGAGCGCCTCCTTGAGACTCGCGAAATAGAGAATTTTGACGCTCACGACAGCAACTCCGCGTAGGGCACGAAGCACACGCTGTCACCCTGGTTGATGGCCAGCCCCGGCTTGTTGAACACCAGGCCATCGCCCCAGCACAGCGAGGTGAGGACGCCGGCGCCCTGATTCGGGTAGAGCTCGACGCCGCCCTTGTCGTTCATCCGGGCCCGCAGGAATTCGGCACGGACATCCGGCCGCAGCCAGGCGAAATCGGCGCGCAGGCTGAAGGAGCGCGGCGTGACATCGCTCACCCCCTGCAAACGCAGCACGAAGGGGCGAACCATGATCAGGAAAGTGACGATGGCCGACACCGGATTGCCCGGCAGGCCGATGAACCAGGCCTTGCCGCCGGGCCGGCGGACTTCGCCGAAAGCCAGCGGCTTGCCCGGCTTGATGGCAAGCTTCCACATGTCGATCCGGCCTTCCGCTTCGACCGCCGGCTTGACGTGATCTTCCTCGCCGACCGAAACGCCGCCGCTGGTGACGATCAGGTCATTGTCGGCGGCCGCCTTGCGCAGGGCTTCGCGGGTCGATGCCAGATTGTCCGGCACGGTGCCGAGATCGCGCACTTCGCAGCCCAGCCCTTCGAGCAGGGCGCGCAACGCGTAGCGGTTGGAATTGTAGATGGCGCCCGGCGGCAAAGGATCGCCGGGCTGGACCAGTTCGTTGCCGGTAAAGAAGACGCCGACACGGACCCGGCGATAGACCGGCAACTCGGGCAGCCCGGCCGATGCGGCGAGGGCAATGTCCTGCGGCCGCAGCTTGCTGCCCGACGTCAGGATGTCGGCGCCGAGCGCGATGTCTTCGCCGGCCCGGCGAATGTTTTCGCCCAGACGCGGCTGATGGTTGATGACGACACCGTTTTCGCCATGCGCGCAGAGCTCCTGCATGACCACGGCGTCGGCCCCGGCCGGCACCGGGGCGCCGGTAAAGATCCGGGCGGCGGTACCGGGTTGCAGCGCGGTACCGACCGTGCCCGCCGGAATCCGCTGGCTGACCGGCAGACAGACGCCGGCTGCCGACAGGTCGGCAATCCGCACGGCGTAACCATCCATCGCCGAATTGTCGAGCGGCGGAACGGCCACGGTGGACTGCTGGGCAGCGGCCAGGACGCGGCCGGCGGCGGCGGTCAGCGGTAGCGAGCGGACCTCTTCGACCGGCAGGGCAGCGGCGAGCAGTTTTTCCAGGGCTTGTTCAAAGGTCAGCATGGGCGCTCCGACAATTGGAGGGTATCGATAATAAAAGTGGCAATCGCCGCCATGTCGTTCAGCGGCAGTTTCGGCAAGGAGGTGACAATGTCGGCATCGGTGGCCAGCGCGACGATATCGCTGCGCTCCGGAAAGAGCGGCGGCTTGCCGTTCTCCGGGCGGTAGACTTCCAGCTTGGGCACCGGTTCCTGCTTGAAGCCTTCGATCAGCACCAGATCGCAGGGCGACAGGCGGCCGATCAGCTCGTCGAGGGTCACCTCGCCTTCGCTGCGGCGCTCGTGCATCAAGGCCCAGCGGTCGTTGCAGGACAACAGCACTTCGTGGGCACCCGCTTCGCGGTGGCGGTAGGAGTCCTTTCCCGGCCGGTCGATATCGAAGCCGTGATGGGCATGTTTGATCACCGCGACCTTGATGCCGCGGGCGGTGAGTTGGGGAATCAATTTTTCCAGCAAAGTCGTCTTGCCGGAGCCGGAATAGCCGGCAATACCAAAAACTTTCATGGCCGGATTTTACCCGCTTAAGCCGGGAAAACCGGCGCGAAACCACCGCCCGGCGTCCGGAAATTGGTCGTCTGGCCCTGGTATAGACGAGCCACGAACAATTGCACCTCGGCCTGATAGACAAAGGCGCGAATATCGGCCTTCATCAACTGCATTTCGTCCTCGACCAGCACCGCGTGCTCGGATGGCGGGACAATTTGCTGGGCGATGTAACCGCCCTGGCAGATTTCTTCGAAGACACGCTTGGTCAGTTTGTCGCCACGGTAGGCGGCACGACTGCCGAAACCGGCAGCCGGCTTGAAGAACCAGCGTTTACGCTCGGCCCAGAAGCGCTCGCCCTCCGCCGTGCCGACCGCAACCGTGCGCGGGATGCCGGCCAGCAAGGTGCGCCGGGTCGCTGCCGGCACGTCGAGCTCGATCAGCGTGGCCTCGTCGGACAGCAGCACCAGGTTGCGTTTGTCGGCATAGAGGGCGTGGGCGCGCGGATGCGGCGTGACGACCACGCCATCGGCGGCGAAAACGGCCTGGATATCGGCATTGGCCGCGGCATCGAGCGAAAAATCGGTCAGCCGGTTGTAGATCAAGTCTACGACTTCGCCGCGGTAGAGCAGCCGATTGCCGTCGCGGGTGAACTCACCTGGGTCGGCGATCACCGCCGCAATGCCGTTGGCCTCGAACAACTGACGGAACAGTTCGAATTCCGGTGCCAGATATTGCCGGTCCGGATTTTCGTCAACGATGGCGATGCGCTTAAGCGGCGCCGCACCACGCATCAGCCGCCATTCCTCGCGGAACATCGCGACAAAGGCCTGCTCGACGCGGCGCGCCGCTTCGGTCTCGCCGTGGGCCATCAACAGTCGGCTGTTCAACATCCCGCCGCCGGCATTGGTGTTTATTTCGATCAGCCGCGGGCCGCTCTCGGCCAGATGAAAGTCATAGCCGAAAAAGACGCTGCGCGCCGCCACTGGCTTCTGCGCGCTGGCCGGCGCCCAGGCCAGCACCCGTTGCTGGTAGGCCGGTAGGGCAATCACCGATTCGATGGCGGCGACCAGATCGGCCATCGCCTGCAGCGTCGCCGGGGCGATATGCAGTTCAGCCGGCGAGAACAACGACGGGTGCGAACTGGACAGGCTTTCGAAATCCAGCGGAGCCCCCTCCTCCAGCGCCGCCTTCAAGGCCTGCCGGTCAAACATCACGGTTCCTGCTGGCAAAGAAATTGATCACTTCGGAAAGCTCCTTGGTCCGCTTCATCGGGGGCAGACTTTGCCAGACCCGGCGGCCGTAAGGCTTTGATAAAAGTCGTGGATCGCAAATCATCAGCACCCCGGTATCGGTTTCATCGCGAATCAGCCGGCCGGCCCCCTGCTTGACGTTGATCACGGCACGCGGCAACTGGTATTCCATGAAGGCGTTGCGCCCCTGCTGCCGCATTTGCTCGATGCGCGCCGAGAGTACCGGATCGTCAGGCGGCGCGAAGGGGATCTTGTCGATGACGACCAGCGACAAGGCTTCACCGCGCACATCGACGCCTTCCCAGAAGCTCTGGCTGCCGACCAGGATGGCGTTGCCGAGGTGGCGGAAGCGTTGCAGCAGATCGTTCTTGCTGCCCTCGCCCTGCATCAGCAGCGGCATGTCGTGGCCTTCGTCTTCCAGCCGCGCCTTGATCAGCTCATGCGTCCGGCGCATGGCGCGCAAGCTGGTGCACAGGAAGAAAGCCCCGCCGCCGGCCGCCACCACCGCCGGGAAGGCGGCATCGACGACGGCGTCGGTGTAGCCGTAGGAGTTCGGTTCCGGCATGCCGAGCGGCGCGTAGAGCAAGGCCTGCCGGCCATAATCGAAGGGACTTTGCCAGCAGGCGGATTCCGGCTCGCCAAGACCGAGTTCGGCGCAGTAATGGTGAAACTTGCCCTGCACGGCGAGCGTCGCCGAGGTAAAGATCCAGGCGCGCGGATGGCCACCCATCTGCTTGCGGAAAATCTCCGCGACATCGAGCGGCGTCGAATTCAGCTGCAGCGAATGGGTGAAGGCTTCGGCCCAGCGCACATAACCGTCATCACTGACTTTCTGCCACTGACCAAGCCGCTGCACCAGTTCGACCGCCCGCTGCCAGCATTTCTCAAGTCCCTCGGCGCGCTCGGCCTGGGTTTCCAGAATGGCGGCAAACTTCGTTACCTCCTCTTCCAGTTCCTTCAAGGCCGGGGCAAATTCGGGCTTTTCGAGCAGCTGGCCATAGGAGAAACGCCCGGCATCGAGACCGACGGCCAACCGCAGGTCCTTGGCAATTTTTTCCATTTCCCGGGCGCCGGACTGCAGTTCAAGACAATCGCGGGCATTGGTCAGCCCTTCGGAACGGGCATCGCGGGCCAGATCGAGGATCTGCGCCGTCGATACAGTATCGCCGAAGAACAGCGTCGCCACTTCCGGCAACTGGTGTGCCTCGTCGAAGATCACCGTGTTGCAGGCCGGCAGCAGTTCGGCCATACCTTCGTCACGCAGCATCACGTCGGCGAAGAACAGGTGGTGATTGACCACCACCAGATCGGCCGCCATCGCCTCGCGCCGCGCCAACATCACAAAGCAGTCCTTGTAATCCGGGCAGTCCTGGCCGAGGCAGTTTTCGCGGGTCGAGGTGACGTGATTCCAGACCGGCGAGTTTTCCGAGACTTCCAGGCATTCCGCCTTGTCGCCGGTATGCGTCACCTTGGCGAAGACCGAGATGCGGCGGGCGTCGGCAGCATCTTCGCGGGTCAGGAAGCGGCCGTCGGCCAGCGAGCGTTCGAGATGGTAGGGACAAACGTAATTGGCCCGTCCCTTGAGCAAGGCGATCTTGACCGGCGCCTTCAGCGCATCGCGGACCATCGGCAGGTCCTTGTTGAAAAGCTGGTCCTGCAGCGTCTTGGTACCGGTCGAGACAATCACCTTGCCGCCCGAGCGCAGGGCCGGCACCAGATAGGCAAAGGTTTTGCCCGTGCCGGTACCCGCTTCGGCGATGAAGACCGAGCAGCTGTTGATGGCGGCGGCGATACGCTCGGCCATTTCGACCTGCTGATCGCGCACGCGATAGCCGCTGATGCCTTGGGCCAGCGGACCATCGGGAGAGAATATTTCGGGAAGGGAAGACAAGGAGCAAGACCTGATGAATGCGGGCCGAATCTTAACAGATGCCGCCCACCATCTTCGAGCACATCGCCGGCATCTGACAGTTCAAACAAAGACATCCGACAATAACCGGACAGGCCTCCATCTCCAGGACGATTTTGATGCAGCGCAAAAATACTCACGGAATAGCCGAAAACCTTTTTGCTGCATGCCTTACAAAAGCCTTACAAAACGCAAAAAAACAAATATATGTTGCGTTGCAGCAATAGCGCAAACCTCTGTGCTACAGTCAAATTCGATAGTAAAAACAAGATGAATGTCGCCCCTCTCTTCCGGACATCCGGCAAGAAACCGGATTTCGACATCGACCTTCAACAGAGAGAAAGATTTTGCAACGGGAAGCGATGATGGCCAGCCTGACAGGGCGTAGCAAAGCCTGCCACAAACCGACCAACCCGGATGACAGCGGTCCGTCGTCCGTCGCCCCGCCAACCCGGCTCGACGTCCTGCAGACTGTCTCCGGACTGCTCCTGGCGGTGTTCCTGTTGGCACACCTGTTATTCGTCACATCCTTACTGATCAGCCAGAATGCTTTTTATACCGTCGCCCGGTTATTTGAAGGCGCCTACCATCTTGGTAAACCCTATCCCGTTCTGGTATCAGGTGTCGCCACCGTCATTCTGGTGATCTTCATTTCCCACGTCTGGCTGGCGATGCGCAAGTTTCCCGCCGGCTATCGTCAGTACCGCGCCGCCACCCCGACCAAGAACGACTTGCATCATGACCATACCTCGCTGTGGTGGCTGCAGATCTGGACCGGCTTCGCGCTGTTTTTCATGGCCACCATCCACCTTTACGACATGCTGACTCAACCGTCGATGAGCAACCCTTTCGAAGCTGCCGACCGGGTATGGACCGGTAATCTGTGGCCGCTCTACCTGATGCTGCTGTTCGCCGCCGAACTGCATGCCAGCATCGGCCTCTACCGGTTGGCGATCAAGCGGGGCTGGTTCGTGGCCAACCGATCGAATATCAGCCGTCGTCGGCAACACTTGGCCAAACATGGGATCAGCGCTTTCTTCGTTACCCTCGGCCTGGTCACACTAGCAGCCTACATTGAACTTGGCCGCAATCATGCCGCACATGTCGGCGAGTACTACGCACCGACTTACCAAAGCACCCTGCCCGCCACCGAAATCGACTGAGAGCATCGTCGTTCATATACGAGACCCTCATCATCGGTGACGGGTTGGCCGGCCAAAAATGAAGCTACAGGACAAACGGCCCGATCAACAGCCATAGCGCGGTGCTCAGCAGCATCCAGGCAAACGCCGCGCGCATGCGTTTTTCGGGCAAGCGGTGGGCCAGTGCCACGCCAGCTGAGACAGTGAATAAGCCGCCAATTGCCAGCGGCAAACCCATCGTCCAGTCCACCCGCTGGGCGCCGGCGTAGGTCGCCAGGGCGACCACCGAACTCGGGGCAACCAGGGCCAGCGACAGACTTTGCGCCATCGCCTGACGTTGCCCCAGCCAACCCGACAGCAGCGGCGTCGCGACCAGTCCGCCACCGATACCGAGCAGGCCCATGCTGCTGCCGCCCATGATGCCGACGAGCGGTAGGCAGCGGACATCCAAGGGCTGCTCGCCGGCGTCGCCGAGGGTCCGACGACGGATCAGCAAGCGCAAAGCCAGCAGGCCGATGAAGAGACTGAACAGCCAGCGCAGGATCAGCGGATCGAGCCGGGTGGCAAAATGGGCGACCAGCCAGGTGGTCAAGGTGCCGGAAAGCGCCATCAACAGGGCATTGCCCAAGGCCAGCGGATGGCGCTGGCTGTAACGCCACCAGCCAACCAGCAGATTCGGCACCATCAGGACCAGCGCCGTGCCTTGAGCCAGCGGCTGCTCCATGCCAAAACCGAGGACCAGTAGCGGAATGGCGATGATGCCGCCACCGATGCCGAACAGGCCGCCAAAAAATCCGAGCCCGGCGCCGAGGGCCAGGGTCAGCAAGAGTTCGGAGAACGGAAGAAGATGCATGATGCTTCGCTTGGCGGTGGAAAACACATCATATTCAACCCACCCAAAGCTACAATGGCTGACCGATCAATTCATTATTAACTTTTACGCACTAATGGCCGACGCCACCGATCTTGGTTTTTTCAGCTTGCTTGCCCGCCAGCCGAGCCTGGCTGCGGCCGCCCAGGCTCTCGGCGTGACGCCGCCGGCGGTCAGCCGCCGCCTGGCGGCGCTAGAAAAACGCCTCGGCGTCCGCTTGCTCAACCGGACGACGCGCCGCCTCAGCCTAACCCCGGAAGGTGAAAGTTATCTCGAAGACGGCGAGCAGATCCTGCGCGACATCGAGCGTCTTGAGCGCTCGCTGACCGAAAGCCGCGATACGCCGCGCGGCCTGCTGCGGATCAATGCCGGATTCGGCTTCGGCCGCCGCCACCTCGGGCCGCTGATTTCCGATTTTGTTCGAAGCTATCCGGAAGTCGATGTCGTTCTGCATCTGTCGGATCGCGCCCTCGACCTGACCGAACACGCCCTGGATATCGGCATCCGCTTCGGACCGCCACCGGATGCCCGCATCCTCGCCCGTAAAATTGCCGCCAACCGCCGCCTGCTGTGCGCCGCTCCGGCCTACCTTGCCGAACGCGGCAGGCCGGCCGAACCGCGCGATCTGCAAGGCCATTCCTGCATCGTCATTCGCGAAAGCACTGCCGCCTTCAACAACTGGCAGCTCGCCGACGGCAAGCAGCAAGTGATGATCAAGGTGCGCAGCCCGCTCGCCGTCAATCACGGCGAAATCGCCGTCGACTGGGCCTTGGCCGGACACGGCATCGTACTGCGCTCGGAATGGGATATCGCCGGCTACCTGCGCAGCGGCGAACTGGTCCGGGTGCTCGAACCATGGGTCGGCAGCGCCGCCGACATCCACGCCATCTACCCGCAGCGCCACCAGTTGTCGGCCAAGGTGCGGATCTTCATCGACTTTCTCGCCGAACGCTTTGCCGCTTACCGGGCCGACGACACCTCGCGCCCCGCATCCTGGTGAAACACCGGCACCGGAGCTGCCAATGACCGAGCCGATACGCAACGCCCTCTACCTGATCGAACTGTGCAGCGGCGAACAGCAGCACTGGCGCTATCGCGGCCCCGATGCGCGCGGCGATATCTGGTGGCAGGACAGCGCAAGCGGCCGGGAATTCAGCGAGACGAGCCTGATGTATGCCTGGAAAATTATCGGGCGAGCCGACGAAGCGCCGACTGAAAGCCAGGGATAAGCTGATTTGCCCTGTCGTGCCAGCGCATGTGCCCCGACTCGAGATGAAAACTGCCGACCCGACTCAACGGCCCACCGATTTCCGAAGGCGCATAGCTCATCAGACTGACCCGCTCGACCCGGCAACGCAGCTGCTCCCCGACAGCAAAGCAGGCCAGGCGGGAATGCACCATGGCGGCCGGCCAGGCGTCGGCATAAAGGCCAACCGTCAGATGCGGCGTAAACGCGCCGGTCAGCCGGTTTGTGCCATTGACAGCCAGGCATCTCCGGACGGCGGCAAGACCGCCGCCGTGGTCAACCAGGGCCAGATAGGGCGCCGAGGAAAAGCTCGCCAACCCGCCGATTTCAATCTCGAAGCAAGCCAGGCGCGCTGCACGCAGGGCCAGGCATTGGGCATGCACCAACTCCGGGCCGAAATCATCGGGATAGCGCGGCTCGCCGCTGGGAAAACCGCAGACGTCGAGCGTGACATGCGGCTGACGGCAATAAGTATCGAGTAGCAGACCATCAAGCTGCATCGCGGCGCGATCGATCCGCTGTCGCACAACGGGCGTATCGAGATCGACCGCCCAGAACAGATAGGGTGAGCGCCCGAGATGCCATTCGACAAAATCACGGCATTCGCTGGGCAAGGTAAAGGACTCTTGAAACAAAGTCATGGCGGCGAAATGATCGTCGGCAGCGGTTGATCGCCGCGACTCAGGTTCCGAGATAGCGCCCGGCCTTGTGATTGACGGCCAGCACCAGATTTAGCGCCAGGGCGCCGACAATCGACAGACCGATACTGAGCGGGTCACGAATCACCAGGCCAACCACCAGAATCAACGCGTCGGCTACCATCTGGACCTTGCCGGCCGGCCAGCCACGGGTGTTCTGAAAGTACAGCGCCAGCACGCCCAGACCGCCAAGGCTGGCCTTGTGGCGGACGATCATCAGCAATCCGACGCCAATCAAGAAACCGCCCATCACCGCGGCAAACAGCCGGTCGACCGACTGCAGCACAATCACCTGCGGCAACAGCGCGGTGTAGAGCGACAGCAAGCCGACGCAGATAAAGGTCTTGATGGTGAACACCCAGCCCATTGCCCGCCAGGCAAAGAGGTAAAACGGCAGATTCAGCACGAAGACGATCCACGCCATCGACCACCCCATCAGGTAGTGCAACAGGAAGGCCAGGCCGACCGTGCCGCCGGTCAGCAAGCCGGCCTGCTGAAAAAGCAGGACGGCGAAGGCGACGAACATCGGCCCGACCAGCAAGGCCTGGACGTCTTCGAAAAGACTGTGGCGGGTGATCTGTTCGGTCTGCATAGCGGGCATCAAGCGTTTTGTCGTTGGCAATGGAGGGACAAATGTTAGTCCATCAAGATCGCTTACTGCCGGCTGTTTTCCCGAAAGATCGCATCTTCTGGCGGTTTTCCGCAGCCAACGGTGGCGGGCCAAGCATTTGGCCCTTTTATTGCTAACAGGAAGCTTTGCCCCGGAATATTTCGTTTTTTGTAATCAAGACGACAATTTTCCGCAAACCAACCGCTCTTTCCACCCACATCACCGTTCAGGAGAACCATAGATGTCCATTGCCCCGATCAAGGCCTTCGCCGAAAAAGCCAAAACCGATGCCGAGCTGACAGAAAAACTCAAAGCCTGCCAGAAGATCAAGGAACTGCGTGCCCTGGCTCAGGAACACGGTTTCGCTATCGAAGAGAACTCCCTTTACCCACCGAACGAAGCCCAGTTCACCGAGGATCAACTCTCCGAACGCCTGGTCAAGGCACTGCTCCGCGTCTGATCGACAAGGCTGCCGGCGCAACGAAGAAGGCCGGGATTTCCCGGCCCTCTTCACTTCTGATGGTCAGTTATCCGAGCTGACAAAGCCACCGCTCGCCAGATTTTCGAAACGTGTGTATTCGCCGATGAAGGCCATGCGCACGGTGCCGGTCGGGCCGTTACGCTGCTTGCCGATAATCACTTCGGCCATGCCCTTGTTGTCCTGGCTTTCCTTGTTGTAGTACTCGTCGCGGTACATCATCAGGATCACGTCGGCATCCTGCTCGATAGCGCCGGATTCGCGCAAGTCGGACATCATCGGCCGCTTGTCCGTCCGCT harbors:
- the pcaC gene encoding 4-carboxymuconolactone decarboxylase, whose protein sequence is MARDEQFEQGLRMRKQVMGEAFVDQAFANVDAFTAPLQEFVTRNAWGTTWCREGLDLKTRSLLTLSMLTALGRAHEIKGHVRGAINNGATPQEIQEVLLHAAIYCGMPLAIDAFRSAHEVLKDMGQLAE
- the ylqF gene encoding ribosome biogenesis GTPase YlqF, translating into MSIQWFPGHMTQARKKAGETLAMADVVVEVLDARLPQASSNPMIHELRAFRQRPCLKLLNKADMADPVATKAWLDYFAKQPGVMAVAISCKKASDVARIPGLAQKLAPHRCDAIKPLRLMIMGIPNVGKSTLMNALVKKRVAAVGDQPAVTKSQQRIDISSRLTIYDTPGMLWPRIAHPIDGLMLAASHAVGVNAYIDEEVATFLADFLVEHYPAMLSARYGFATDGLDGVAVIAAVAKKRGCLMKGRGGELDLEKAAGILLTDYRTGAIGRISLETPALREARAEQLAKAAVVVDTPED
- the moaD gene encoding molybdopterin converting factor subunit 1; this encodes MSVKILYFASLKEALGMAGESVELPAGVATVGALRDWLVGRGREKLASAKNLRCAVNQDMAGLDAPVREGDEIAFFPPVTGG
- the glp gene encoding gephyrin-like molybdotransferase Glp; its protein translation is MLTFEQALEKLLAAALPVEEVRSLPLTAAAGRVLAAAQQSTVAVPPLDNSAMDGYAVRIADLSAAGVCLPVSQRIPAGTVGTALQPGTAARIFTGAPVPAGADAVVMQELCAHGENGVVINHQPRLGENIRRAGEDIALGADILTSGSKLRPQDIALAASAGLPELPVYRRVRVGVFFTGNELVQPGDPLPPGAIYNSNRYALRALLEGLGCEVRDLGTVPDNLASTREALRKAAADNDLIVTSGGVSVGEEDHVKPAVEAEGRIDMWKLAIKPGKPLAFGEVRRPGGKAWFIGLPGNPVSAIVTFLIMVRPFVLRLQGVSDVTPRSFSLRADFAWLRPDVRAEFLRARMNDKGGVELYPNQGAGVLTSLCWGDGLVFNKPGLAINQGDSVCFVPYAELLS
- the mobB gene encoding molybdopterin-guanine dinucleotide biosynthesis protein B: MKVFGIAGYSGSGKTTLLEKLIPQLTARGIKVAVIKHAHHGFDIDRPGKDSYRHREAGAHEVLLSCNDRWALMHERRSEGEVTLDELIGRLSPCDLVLIEGFKQEPVPKLEVYRPENGKPPLFPERSDIVALATDADIVTSLPKLPLNDMAAIATFIIDTLQLSERPC
- a CDS encoding ATP-dependent DNA helicase, giving the protein MSSLPEIFSPDGPLAQGISGYRVRDQQVEMAERIAAAINSCSVFIAEAGTGTGKTFAYLVPALRSGGKVIVSTGTKTLQDQLFNKDLPMVRDALKAPVKIALLKGRANYVCPYHLERSLADGRFLTREDAADARRISVFAKVTHTGDKAECLEVSENSPVWNHVTSTRENCLGQDCPDYKDCFVMLARREAMAADLVVVNHHLFFADVMLRDEGMAELLPACNTVIFDEAHQLPEVATLFFGDTVSTAQILDLARDARSEGLTNARDCLELQSGAREMEKIAKDLRLAVGLDAGRFSYGQLLEKPEFAPALKELEEEVTKFAAILETQAERAEGLEKCWQRAVELVQRLGQWQKVSDDGYVRWAEAFTHSLQLNSTPLDVAEIFRKQMGGHPRAWIFTSATLAVQGKFHHYCAELGLGEPESACWQSPFDYGRQALLYAPLGMPEPNSYGYTDAVVDAAFPAVVAAGGGAFFLCTSLRAMRRTHELIKARLEDEGHDMPLLMQGEGSKNDLLQRFRHLGNAILVGSQSFWEGVDVRGEALSLVVIDKIPFAPPDDPVLSARIEQMRQQGRNAFMEYQLPRAVINVKQGAGRLIRDETDTGVLMICDPRLLSKPYGRRVWQSLPPMKRTKELSEVINFFASRNRDV
- a CDS encoding fumarate reductase cytochrome b subunit yields the protein MASLTGRSKACHKPTNPDDSGPSSVAPPTRLDVLQTVSGLLLAVFLLAHLLFVTSLLISQNAFYTVARLFEGAYHLGKPYPVLVSGVATVILVIFISHVWLAMRKFPAGYRQYRAATPTKNDLHHDHTSLWWLQIWTGFALFFMATIHLYDMLTQPSMSNPFEAADRVWTGNLWPLYLMLLFAAELHASIGLYRLAIKRGWFVANRSNISRRRQHLAKHGISAFFVTLGLVTLAAYIELGRNHAAHVGEYYAPTYQSTLPATEID
- a CDS encoding sulfite exporter TauE/SafE family protein gives rise to the protein MHLLPFSELLLTLALGAGLGFFGGLFGIGGGIIAIPLLVLGFGMEQPLAQGTALVLMVPNLLVGWWRYSQRHPLALGNALLMALSGTLTTWLVAHFATRLDPLILRWLFSLFIGLLALRLLIRRRTLGDAGEQPLDVRCLPLVGIMGGSSMGLLGIGGGLVATPLLSGWLGQRQAMAQSLSLALVAPSSVVALATYAGAQRVDWTMGLPLAIGGLFTVSAGVALAHRLPEKRMRAAFAWMLLSTALWLLIGPFVL
- a CDS encoding LysR family transcriptional regulator produces the protein MADATDLGFFSLLARQPSLAAAAQALGVTPPAVSRRLAALEKRLGVRLLNRTTRRLSLTPEGESYLEDGEQILRDIERLERSLTESRDTPRGLLRINAGFGFGRRHLGPLISDFVRSYPEVDVVLHLSDRALDLTEHALDIGIRFGPPPDARILARKIAANRRLLCAAPAYLAERGRPAEPRDLQGHSCIVIRESTAAFNNWQLADGKQQVMIKVRSPLAVNHGEIAVDWALAGHGIVLRSEWDIAGYLRSGELVRVLEPWVGSAADIHAIYPQRHQLSAKVRIFIDFLAERFAAYRADDTSRPASW
- a CDS encoding 2'-5' RNA ligase family protein, whose product is MTLFQESFTLPSECRDFVEWHLGRSPYLFWAVDLDTPVVRQRIDRAAMQLDGLLLDTYCRQPHVTLDVCGFPSGEPRYPDDFGPELVHAQCLALRAARLACFEIEIGGLASFSSAPYLALVDHGGGLAAVRRCLAVNGTNRLTGAFTPHLTVGLYADAWPAAMVHSRLACFAVGEQLRCRVERVSLMSYAPSEIGGPLSRVGSFHLESGHMRWHDRANQLIPGFQSALRRLAR
- a CDS encoding YitT family protein; the encoded protein is MPAMQTEQITRHSLFEDVQALLVGPMFVAFAVLLFQQAGLLTGGTVGLAFLLHYLMGWSMAWIVFVLNLPFYLFAWRAMGWVFTIKTFICVGLLSLYTALLPQVIVLQSVDRLFAAVMGGFLIGVGLLMIVRHKASLGGLGVLALYFQNTRGWPAGKVQMVADALILVVGLVIRDPLSIGLSIVGALALNLVLAVNHKAGRYLGT
- a CDS encoding Nif11-like leader peptide family natural product precursor — its product is MSIAPIKAFAEKAKTDAELTEKLKACQKIKELRALAQEHGFAIEENSLYPPNEAQFTEDQLSERLVKALLRV